Within Schumannella luteola, the genomic segment CGGGTCGTCGATCGGCGGACGCGGTGCGAGCTTCTGCGGCTGACGCCCCACCCAGGTCTCATCGGCCCAGTGCCCGGGCACGTCGTCGAGCGGGAGCGTGTGGATGCGCCGCAGCCCCTCGACGATCGCCGCGATCGCGACCTCGGGTCTCGCGCGGTTGGCGTCGCTCACGGCGGTGTCGCCGTCGAGCGCCGCGGTCACGAGCCAGGCGCCGTCGTCGTCGGCGCCGGCGTCGAGCACGCGAGGCGCGGGATGCCGACCGTCGAGCCAGCGCATCCGCTCCTCTTCGCGCCGCAGCGATTCCGCCAGCACCGGCGGTGACCACTTCACGACGCGATCGCCGAGCCGGAACGTCAGCCCGCCGAGCGAGTTCTGCCAGAGTGCCCGCGGTTCCGCGCCGGCCTCGGCGGCGAGGCGCGCGATCACGGCCGGCAGCTCGAAGCCGCTCGGGTCGAGCTGGTAGCTCAGGTCGGGCGCCGCCGTCAGGTCGCGCCCGCGCTCGTCGTGCGGATCCGCCTCCGTGGTCATCTCACCAGCGCCCCAGTCGTGCGGCGAGCACCGCGATGGCCGCCGGCCCCGCCGTCGAGGTGCGCAGCACCTCCGGCCCCAGCCGCACGCCGACGGCGCCGGCGTCGGCCAGCAGCGCCAGCTCGCGCGGCGAGATGCCGCCCTCGGGTCCGACCACGAAGGTCACGCGCCCCGCGGAGGGCAGTTCGACCTGCGAGATCGGCACCGCCCCGCCCGGGTCGAGCACGAGCAGCAGGCCGTCGCCCCGCGCCAGCTCGGCGGTCGACTGCGGCGCCGTCACCTCGGGCACGCGGGTGCGGATGCTCTGCTTGGCCGCCTCGCGGGCGATCGACTCCCAGCGGGCGCGGCCTTTCGCGGCCTTCGTCGCATCCCACCGGGTCACCGAGCGCTCGGCCGACCAGGGCACGATCCCGGCGACGCCGAGCTCGGTCGCCGCCTGCACGGCCATCTCGTCGCGGCCGCCCTTCGCGAGCGCCTGCGCGAGCCAGAGTTGCGGCTGCGGATCGGGCTCGTCGCGCACCTCGTCGACCTCGAGCACCAGCTCGCCCGGCTCGGCGCTCACGACCGCGCCAGTCACGATCACGCCGTCGCCGTTGCCGATCGACACGCGCTCGCCCACCCGGGTGCGGGCGACCTTGACGGCGTGCGCCGCTTCCTCGCCACGGATCGCGACGCGCGCACCCACGACCGCCTGCGCCGCCGTCAGCTCCGGGTTGAGGTAGAGCCACGCCATGCCATCCGCCCTTCGGGGTCAGCAGACCGCGCCGAGCGCGGCCCGCGCGGATCAGAAGTTGAGGAAGCGGTCGCGCAGCTTCGCGAACAGCCCCTGCTGGAAGGTGGCGAACTCGGGCTTGATCGGCGGGCGGCTCTGCGCGAACTGCTCGAAGATCGCCTTCTCCTTCGAGTTGAGGCGCACCGGGGTGATGACCTGCACGCCGACCTTGAGGTCGCCGCGACCGCCGCCACGCAGGTGGGTGATGCCGCGGTCCTTGACCGTCAGAACCTCGGCGCTCTGCGTGCCCGGCTTGATCTCGAGGTCGACGTCGCCGTCGAGCGAGGCGAGCGTGACCTTGGTGCCGAGCACCGCATCCGTCATCTGCACCTCGACCGTCGCGAGCAGGTCGTCGTTCGTGCGGCTGAAGACGTCGTGGTGGCCGACCTTGACCTCGAGGTACAGGTCGCCGTTCGGGCCGCCGGCCTGGCCGGCCTCGCCCTCGCCGGGCAGGTGGATGCGCATGCCCGTGTCGACGCCGGCCGGCACGTCGACGCCGACCGTGCGCTTGGCCCGGACGCGCCCCTGGCCCGCGCAGGTGACGCAGGGCGAGGGGATGACGGTGCCGTAGCCGCGGCAGGTGCCGCAGGGGCTCGAGGTCATGACGTTGCCGAGCAGCGAGCGCACCGAGCGCTGGATCTGGCCGGAGCCGCGGCAGATGTCGCAGGTCTGGATGTGCGTGCCCGGGGCGGCGCACGCGCCGTCGCAGGTGGGGCAGCGCACCGCGGTGTCGATCTCGAGGTCGCGGGCGGTGCCGAAGACGACCTCGTCGAGGTCGACCTCGATGCGCAGCAGCGCATCCTGCCCGCGCTCCGTGCGCGAGCGGGGGCCGCTCTGGCGCTGGGCGGCGTTGAAGAAGGTCTCGAAGATGTCGCCGAAGCCGCCGTTGAACGACCCCGAGCCGAAGCCCGCCGAGTCGCCCAGGTCGTAGCGCTGGCGCTGCTGCGGGTCGCTGAGCACGTCGTAGGCGTGCGTCACCGACTTGAAGCGCTCGGCCGCGTCCTCGCTGGGGTTGACGTCCGGGTGCAGCTCGCGCGCGAGCCGGCGGTACGCCTTCTTGATGTCCTCGGGCGAGGCGTCGCGTGCGACACCCAGCACGTCGTAGTGGTCGGTCGTGGCCACGAAGGTCAGTCCTCTCCGAGCAGTCGCGACAGGTAGCGCGCCACCGCGCGCACCGCCGCCATGTTGTTCGAGTAATCCATGCGCGTCGGTCCGAGCAGGCCCACGTGCGCGAGGCTTCCGCCGGCGCTGTAGCCGCTCGAGACGACGCTCGTCTCCTCGAGGCCGGTTCCCGCGTTCTCGCGCCCGATGCGCACCGCGACCCCCGCCTCGTCGATCTCCATCTCACCGAACAGCTTGAGCAGCGTGACCTGCTCCTCGATCGCCTCGAGCACCGGGAAGATGCTGCCGGTGAAGTCGCCCTCGGTGCGGGCGAGGTTGGCGGTGCCGGCCATGACCAGGCGGTCCTGGCGGCTGTCGGCCAGCTGACGGGCGAGCCGCGCCGCGATCCGGTCGGCCAGTGCGCGACGCGGGGCGGGGATGCCCTCCAGCAGTCGCGCGAGCACGCCGGGCGCCTCGCTCAGGGTCACGCCGATCAGCTCGGCGTTGAGTCGCGCCCGCAGCTCGGCGAGGTAGGGCTCCTCGGCGGCGGACTGCTCAGCGGCATCCGCGAGCTCGATCAGGCTCTGGTCGACGCGGCCGGAGTCGGTGATGAGCACCGACATCAGACGGCTCGGCGCGAGCGCCACGATCTCGACGTGCCGCACGCGTGACGAGCCAAAGAGGGGATACTGCGCGAGCGCGACCTGGTTCGTGAGCTGAGACAGCATCCGCACGGTGCGCGCGAGCACGTCGTCGAGGTCGTCGGCCTGGCCGAGGAAGGCCTCGATCGCGTGCCGCTGCGCCGGGCTGAGCGGGCGCAGGTCGGTGAGCTGGTCGACGAAGACGCGGTAGCCCTTGTCGGTGGGCACGCGGCCCGAGGAGGTGTGCGGGGCCGCGATCAGCTCCTCGTCTTCGAGCTGCGCCATGTCGTTGCGGATCGTCGCCGCCGAGACGCCGAAGGCATGCCGCTCGACGATCGACTTCGAGCCGACCGGCTCGCGTGATTCGACGTAGTCCTGCACGATCGCGCGCAGCACCGCGAGGGAGCGTTCCGAGACCACGGCTGCTCCTTCCCTGTCACGTCCTGATCGCGTCGACCGGGGGCGCGTGCTGCCCGTTCCGCCCGCCAGGGCGAGGGAGGTGCTGGCACTCCGGTACGACGACTGCCAAGTCTAACCGCCGCAACACCGGGAATGTCGTTGCACCGCCGTCGAGCCACCCACTACCGTGAGTGCCGCGTCCCGGCTGGTCTTCTGCGACCGAGACGGCGACCGCACGACCTCATCCCGGGAGCCGCCCCCCGCGTTCCCCCTCTGAAAGGCCTACGCCGCCATGACGGACCCCAACAACCCCCAGCAGCCCGGTCAGCCGCAGTACGGCGCACCCCAGCAGCCGCAGCAGCCCCAGTACGGCGCCCCGCAGCAGCAGCCCGCCTACGGCGCGCCGCAGCAGCCCCAGCAGCCCCAGTACGGCGCCCCGCAGGGCGGCTACGGCCAGCCCGGCGCGCAGCCGCAGTACGGCGCCCCGCAGCCGGCGCCGGCGCAGCCGCTCAGCCCCGCCGAAGACAAGCAGTGGGCGTCGTTCGCCCACCTCGGCGGCATCCTCGGCTTCCTGCCGTCGCTGCTCATCTGGCTCATCCTCAAGGAGCGCGGCCCGCTCGTCGCCCAGGAGGGCAAGGAGGCGCTGAACTTCCAGATCACGATCGTCTTCGCCGCGATCGCCGCCGGGATCTTGAACATCATCTTCGGCGTCGTCGGCGCCACCACGGGTGTGCCGATCGGCTTCGTCGGAAGCCTGCTCTCGCTCGCGGTGTGGGTCTGCAGCCTGATCTTCTCGATCATCGGCTTCACCCGCGTCAACGGCGGCGGGGCCTACCGCTACCCCTTCGCGATCCGCATCATCAAGTAAGCGCGAACCGCGTCCGACGGCGCCAGATCCCTACGGGGGTCCGGCGCCGTCGTCGTCTCCGCGCGCGACGGCCGGGCGCGATGGGGAGCGCTGTCCCTCGACCTGGGACGGCGCGGATGGTTCACTGTCAGTCATGAGCGACGGTCAGCCCACCCCTCCCGCCGACACCCCGCAGCCCGAAGGCACGCCGGGCGTCACCCCGCCTCCGCCCGCCGGCGCGACTCCGCCGCCCCCGCCGGGCGCGACCCCGCCCCCGCCGCCGAACTACGGCGCGACTCCCCCGCCGCCGCCCGGCGCACCTGGCGCCTACCCGCAGCAGGGCTACCCCGCCGCACCCGGAGTGCAGCCGATGAACCCGACCGACGAGAAGACCTGGTCGATCCTGCTGCACCTCGGCCCGATCATCGTGAGCTTCCTGGTGCCGCTCATCGGCTACCTCGTGCTCAAGGACCGCGGCCCGTTCATCCGCCACAACGCCGTGCAGGCCCTGAACTTCACGCTGACGATGCTGATCGGCTACGTGGCGTCGTATCTGCTGATGCTCGTGCTCATCGGCTTCATCACGCTGCCGATCGTGTGGGTGCTCAGCATCGTCTTCGCGATCATCGCCGCGGTGAAGACCAACAAGGGCGAGTACTACACGTACCCGTTCTCCATCAAGTTCGTGAAGTAAGACCGCCGTCCGGCGGGATGCGGTCAGTCGGCGAGCAGGCGACGCACCACCGCATCCGCGAGCAGTCGTCCCGGCCGGGTCAGCACGATCCGGCCGGTGACGGCGGCCCGACCATCGACCAGGCCCTCGGCGATGAGCCCCGCGACCGCGCGGCGGCCGTCGGCGTCGAGCACCCCGGTCGGCAGCCCGTCGACGACCCGCGTCTCGAGCAGCACCCGCTCGACGCGACGCGTCTCGTCATCCAGCGTCTCGCGGGCGTGCGCCGGCGAGATGCCCTCGGCGATGCGGCCCGCGTAGGCCGCCGGGTGCTTGACGTTCCACCAGCGCACCCCGCCGACATGGCTGTGCGCGCCGGGCCCGATGCCCCACCAGTCCTGGCTCGTCCAGTACGCGAGGTTGTGGCGTGAGCGCCGCTCGGCGCCGCGCGAGAAGTTGCTGACCTCGTACCAGTCGTAGCCCGCTCCGGTGAAGGCCGCGTCCGCCATGTCGTAGAAGTCGGCCTGGGCGTCGTCGGAGGGCTCGGGCACCTCGCCGCGCTTGATCTGGCGGGCGAGCTTCGTGCCCTGCTCGACGATGAGCGCGTAGGCGGAGATGTGACCGGGCTCCTCGGCGAGCACGGCGTCGAGCGTGCGCGTCCACTGGTCCGCGGTCTCGCCGGGTGAGCCGTAGATGACGTCGAGGCTGACCTCGAGACCGGCCTCCCGCGCCCAGCGCACGACCTGGGGCACCCGCGCGGGGTCGTGCGTGCGCTCGAGCGTCGCGAGCACCTCGGGCACGGCCGACTGCATGCCGAAGCTCACCCGGGTGAAGCCGGCCTCGGCGAGCGCCGCCAGGTCGGCCGCATCCACCGAGTCGGGGTTCGCCTCGGTCGTGATCTCGGCGCCCGGGGCGAAGCCCCAGGTGTCGCGGATGCCGTGCAGCATCGCCGCGAGGTCGCCGACCGGCAGCAGGGTCGGGGTGCCGCCGCCGAAGAACACGGTCGACACCGGCCGAGCGCCGACGCCGGCGCGGTCGAGCACGCCACCGGCGAAGCGGATCTCGTCGAGCGCCTGACCGGCGTAGTCCGACTGCTTGACGCCGCGGATCTCGCTCGCCGTGTAGGTGTTGAAGTCGCAGTAGCCGCAGCGCACCGTGCAGAACGGCACGTGCACGTAGACGCCCAGGTCGCGCTCGGCGGAGCCCACGGCGGCGGACGCCGGGAGCGTTCCGTCGGCCGGAGCCGGGTCGCCCTCCGGGAGGATGCTCGGCATCAGGCGGGATCTCGCGTCGCGGCGGGCGCGGAGTCGCCGGACGCCTCGGCGGCGGCTCCGGCGGCCTCGGCCGGCTGCGGCACGACCGCATCCGGCGCGGTGTCGGCGGCGAGCGGCGTCGCGAGCGCACGCAGGTAGCGGGCGGTGTAGAAACCCTGGGTCAGGCGCAGCACCGGGTTCACGAGCCACCAGAAGAAGCCGCCGGGCCGCGAGAACGCGCGGATCGACACCCACACCGAGCCGTCGTCGCTGCGCTCGACGATGAAGGCCTCCTCGCCGCGCTCGGCGTGCCCGGGCAGGGTGCCGTAGGCGAAGCCGCGGCGGTTCGGCTCGTCGACGACGTAGACGACGCGCGCCGGGAAGCGCAGTCGAAGCGGGCCGAAGGGGATGCCGAGCCAGGCGGTGTCGCCGGGGCGCAGCAGCGGGCGGCCATCGGCGGCGTAGATCCGCTCACCGGAGCTGTCGACCACGGCGGGTGCGATCGGGGCGCCGTCGTCGTCGAAGCCCACCGGGGTGTAGCCCATGCGGTCCAGCTCGGCGGGCGTCTCGACGACCTCGACACGGAATCCGGAGCGCTGCTGGATGCCCCAGGTCAGCGTCTCGGTCCAGGCGTGCTCCCAGCGCGCCGGGCCGTGGCCGATGAGGGCGCGGCGCTCGAGCGGACGGTATCCGGTCGGCGGATATTCCATCAGATCGGCCGCGCGCGTGGCGCCGACGGCCGCGTAGCTGACGGCGCGCTCCCAGATCGGCGCGCGTCTCGACATGATCGCCATGCTAACCCTCGGTGCGCATCCGCCCGAACCGAGCGGACCGGTCAGCGCGTGACGTCGCCGAGCTGCGTGAGCGCCCGGCCCTGTCGCGCGGCGGAGTCGTCGATCGCGACGCGGGCGCTCGCCTTGCGCTGGTCGAAGATCGTGCCGAGATCGCGGGCGAGCTGCGGGCGTCGGCGCACGAGCTGCTCGAGCTCGGCGATCGGAAGCGACAGCACGGTGACGTCGTCGACCGCGGTCGCGTCGGAGGGGTTGATCTCGTTCGTCAGGGCGCCGATGCCGATCATCTCGCCCCGTGTGAGGCGCCCGAGCGGGATGTCCCCGCCTCCGTCGACCGGCGAGGTCAGCGCGACCGTGCCGACCGCGATGACCCGCAGCGCCGGCGAGGGGTCGCCGGCGTGCTGCAGCTTCTCGCCCGCGCCGAAGCGCTGCAGCAGCACCCGGTCGGCGAAGGCCTCGGCCTCGTCCTGGGTGAGGCGCAGGCTCGAGGCCACCGACTTGAAGAGGGCGAGTCGGCGCTCGGGGGTGTTGTAGTCGTCGGTCAGGTCGTTGTCGAGGTGCAGGTTCGCCCGGCGCGCGGCGTACCAGAGCACGGTGTGGAACTGCGCGGTCGCCTCGGCCTCGATCGCGGGCGAGGCGACGGGGATGTCGACCCCGTACTTCGCCCCGCCGAGCGGGTACGCGCTCGGCCTGTGGTCGGCGGCGAGCACCGGCAGGTCGTCGGCGACGCGACGCAGCAGATCGAGGACCTCGTGCGGCGGGTCGTCGGTCGAGAACGGCAGCGTGATCGAGACGACGAAGGCGCCCGGCGCCTTGCTGAGGTTGTCGAACGAGGCCCCGGCGAGCGTGCCGTTGGGCACGATGTGGATGCCGTTGCCGGTGTCGATGTGCACGGCCCGCCAGTTGACCTCGACGACGCGGCCGCGCACGCCGCCCGTGTCGAGCCAGTCCCCCAGCCGGAACGGCTGCTCGAACAGCAGGAACAGACCGGAGACGACCGGGCCGACGGCGTTCTGCAGGGCGAGGCCGATGACGACCGTGCTGACGCCGAGCGCCGTGAACAGGCCGCCGACATCCGCGCCCCAGACCCAGGCGAAGAGCACGCCGAGGCCGACGAGGATGAGCACGAGACGGAAGATGTCGATGAAGATCGACGGCATCCGCGCCCGCCAGCTCTCCGGGCGCGCCCGCGTGAACAGCGCGACGTTGACGCCGTTGAGCACGACCAGCAGCAGCGCGAAGCCGAAGAAGGTGGCGGCGACGCGCGTCCAGGTCAGGTCCTTCTCGCCGAGCTGCACCTGGCTGATGAGGATGAGCAGGGCCGCCAGCGGCACGAGGAAGTTGCGCACCAGGCGCACCACCTTCGCCGCCTGCGGGTGACGCCGCGCGATGACCGAGTGCAGCTCGGTCAGCACGAGCAGCAGGATCGGCAGCCCGACGACGACCGCGAGCGACGGCCAGAACCAGGGCTGCCCGATGAGGTCAACCACGGCGGGCCTCCCGGTCGGCCGCGGCGCGATCCACCTTGAACACCCGCTCGTCGCCGAAGCCCGCCGACTCGGTGAGCGGGATGGTGTCAGGCAGCTGGTCGGCGACGCGCTGGGTGACGAAGATACCCGGCCCCTCGGCCGCATCCTGCACCCGGTGGGCGAGGCTGACCGCATCGCCCCACATGTCGTAGACGACGCTGGAGCGGCCGATCAGGCCGCTCGTGACCGTGCCGGAGTCGACGCCGGCCCGCAGGGTCAGCGTCGCGCCGTGCTGCGCGCCGAGCCGGTCGAGCACGTTCTGCATCTCGATCGCGAACTCGACCACGCGGCGCGCGTTGTCGACGCGCGGCACGATGAGCCCGCAGCTCGCGAGGTAGCCCTCGAGTCGCGTCGTGCGCACCCGCTCGACCCCGAGCCGGGCGGCCGCCTCGTCGAAACCGCGCACGATGTCGTTGAGCAGCGCCAGGCTCTCGGCCGACTGCATTCCGCGACTGAAGTCGTCGAAGCCGACGATGTCGGCGAAGATCACCGACACGTCCTGGTGGTCTTCGGCGATGGTCTCGTCGCCCTGCCGGTAGCGCTTCGCCACCGTCTCGGGCATGACCGTGTGCAGCAGGCGGTCGTATTCGGCCCGCTCGGCATCCAGCAGCTCGGCCTTGATCTCGAGGCTGCGGCTCATGTCGTTGAAGGCGACCCCGAGATCCGCGACCTCGTCGCGGGATCCGGTGTCGACCTGCACGCCCAGCTCGCCGGCGCTCACCCGCTGCACCGCCGTCTGCAGTCGCCGCAGCGGGCGCAGGAAGATCTGCGCCAGCAGCAGCGAGAGCAGGCTCACCAGCAGCGCGATCGCCGCCGTCGAGAGCACGAGGTTGCGGGTGAACTCCGCCGCCGAGGAGTAGGCCTCGGCGGTCGTGATGCGCGCCACGATGACCCAGTTGAGCCCCTCGATCTGCAGCGGCGCATAGGCCGCGAGCGACTGCCCGCCCACGTAGCTCGGCGCCTCGTTCGTGCCGGTCCTCCCCTGCAGCGCGCTCGTGACGGAGGCGTTGCGCAGCGGCTGCAGCAGGATCGTGCTCTTCGCCGCCACGACCTGCTTCGCGGTCGCGGACGGCGTGCCGCCCGCGATCGCGTCCTTCGCGTAGTCCTTCGGGCGCTGGATCAGCTCGCGCGAGTTGGAGCGCATCGTGCGGTCGTCACCGGCCAGGTACACCTCGCCGGTCTCACCGAGTCCCTGCTTCGCCCATCCCTCGTCGCCGGTCATGACGTCGTTGATCGTCTCGACCGGGATCTGCAGGGCGAGCACGCCCGTCACCCGGCCGTCGCGGTCGCCGATCGGCGAGAGCGCCCAGGCGGTCGGGCTGTTCAGCGACGGAACGTAGCGCTCGAAGTCGGTGAAGCGGGTCGCATCGACGCTGTTGGTCGCGAGCACCGCGTCGTAGGCCTTCGCGAGGGCGGAGTCGCGGTAGGGCCCGGTGCGCACATTCGTTCCGAGATCGGCACCCAGGTAGGCCGAGTAGACGACGTCGCCGTCGGTGTCGAGCAGCAGCGCATCCTCGAAGCCGATGCGGTCGACGAGGCTCGCGAAGAAGGAGTTGTACTCGGCGTTGGCCGCGGACCAGGCGCTGCCGTCACCCGCATCCGACGTCGCGAGCGCCTTGTCGTAGTCGAGGGCGAGCGGGGCCGTGTACTTCGACTGCAGGTAGACGCCGGCCGGATCGGTGGGCGCGAAGGCGGTGTCGCTGAACTGCTCGCCCGCGCTCTTCTCCAAAGCCGGCACGAAGGTGTCGGCGTAGAAGTCGCTGACCGCTGACGTCTCGGCGTCGCTCGCCGTCTGCTGCTGCAGCTCGGCGAAGCCCGCGTTGAAGGCCTCCGACGCGGCGACCGCGCTGTCGTTGCCCGAGGCGAGGACCGCTGTCGTGCGGATGTTCTCCATCGTGCGGGTGATCTCGGCGGCCCGCGCCCCGCGGATGCCGACGAGCTGGTCGAGCGCGGCCTTCTTCAGCGCGCCGGTCGCGCTGGCGTAGCCGATTGCTCCGACGACGATCGTCGAGAGCAGACTCGTGAGCAGCAGCATGATGAGCAGCTTCGACTGGATGCTGACGCCGCGGCGGGTGCGCCCGCGGCGGGTGCCGAGCGGCAGTCGAGCCTCGCCGGGCGCGGACCTCGCGGCTCCGGCTGCGACTCCGGCGAGCGGATCGGCCGCCGAGCCCGCGCTCGTGGCGCCCTGCGGCGCGGTCGGGTCTGCTCGGTCGTTCGCGTCCGTCATCGGGCCCCTCCCCAGACCCGCTGCCCGTATCATCCGCCCAGCACCGGGGTCAGCGGTTGCTCGAACTGTAGCGCCGCGCCTGCCCCGCGGTCGAGGGTCGAATCATCAGGTGTCGGATGGGTGGACCGATCGGGTCTCGACGGCGAGCTGCGCTGCGCTCAGCGCCGGGCGTCAGTGCGCATCGCCGTCGAGCTCCGGGTGTGCGTCGAGCCACGCCCGCACCTCGGCCTGCGGCGCGGTCGCGAGCCACGCCTCGATCACGAGCTCGCCGAGCCGGTCGTCGTCGAGCGTCTCGAGCACCGCCAGCACGGCGGGGAAGCCCTCGAAATGCTGGATGGTGAACACGGCGTCGTCGGCGGCGAGCAGCTCGCGCTTGGCGTCCTCGTCGGCGACGCGGAACGCCACGATCGTTCCGGGCGGCGGCGGCCCCTCGCGCTTCACATCGGCCTTCGTGAACGGCCGGATCCAGACGAAGCCGCTCCCGCCCGAGCGCGGCTTCCAGACCAGATGGCCGAAGCGCACACTCTCCTCGGCGCCGGGCATCGCGAGCGCGAGCGCCCGCAGCCGCGCGGCGGGTGCCGCATCCGTCGCCCCGACCCCCTCGCCGCCGCTCATGCGAGGCACGCTACTCCGCGCGGCGGCGCGGCGGGAAGAGAGCTACTTCTTCTTGTCCTTCGACTCGACGTCACCCGAGAGCGCGGCGATGAACGCCTCCTGGGGGACCTCGACGCGACCGACCATCTTCATGCGCTTCTTGCCCTCCTTCTGCTTCTCGAGCAGCTTGCGCTTGCGGGTGATGTCGCCGCCGTAGCACTTGGCGAGAACGTCTTTGCGCATCGCGCGGATCGACTCGCGGGCGATGATGCGGGCGCCGATCGCGGCCTGGATGGGCACCTCGAACTGCTGGCGCGGGATGAGCTCGCGCAGGCGCTGCGCCATCATCGTGCCGTAGGCGTAGGCCTTGTCCTTGTGCACGATGGCGCTGAACGCGTCCACGGCCTCGCCCTGCAACAGGATGTCGACCTTGACCAGGTCGCCGGGCGCCTCGCCGGCGGGCTCGTAGTCGAGCGAGGCGTAGCCCTGCGTCTTCGACTTGAGCTGGTCGAAGAAGTCGAAGACGATCTCGCCGAGCGGCAGCGTGTACTTCAGCTCGACGCGGTCTTCGCCGAGGTAGTCCATCGACTTCATCGTGCCGCGGCGGCTCTGGCAGAGCTCCATGATCGCGCCGACGTAGTCCTTCGGCGCGAGGATCGAGGCCGACACGATGGGCTCGAGCACCTCGTGGATCTTCGCGCCCGTCGGGTACTCGCTCGGGTTCGTGACCGTGACCGTCTTGCGATCCTCGGTGGTGACCTCGTACGGCACGCTGGGCGCCGTCGTGATGAGGTCGAGGTCGAACTCGCGACGCAGGCGCTCGGTGATGATCTCGAGGTGCAGCAGGCCCAGGAAGCCGCAGCGGAAGCCGAATCCGAGCGCGACCGAGGTCTCGGGCTCGTACTGCAGGGCCGCATCCGACAGCTTCAGCTTGTCGAGCGCCTCGCGCAGGACCGGGTAGTCGGAGCCGTCGATCGGGTAGATGCCCGAGAACACCATCGGCAGCGGATCGGTGTAGCCCGGCAGCGCGTCGCTCGCCGGCTTCGCCGAGTTGGTGACGGTGTCGCCGACCTTCGACTGGCGCACGTCCTTCACGCCGGTGATGAGGTAGCCCACCTC encodes:
- a CDS encoding adenylate/guanylate cyclase domain-containing protein, which produces MTDANDRADPTAPQGATSAGSAADPLAGVAAGAARSAPGEARLPLGTRRGRTRRGVSIQSKLLIMLLLTSLLSTIVVGAIGYASATGALKKAALDQLVGIRGARAAEITRTMENIRTTAVLASGNDSAVAASEAFNAGFAELQQQTASDAETSAVSDFYADTFVPALEKSAGEQFSDTAFAPTDPAGVYLQSKYTAPLALDYDKALATSDAGDGSAWSAANAEYNSFFASLVDRIGFEDALLLDTDGDVVYSAYLGADLGTNVRTGPYRDSALAKAYDAVLATNSVDATRFTDFERYVPSLNSPTAWALSPIGDRDGRVTGVLALQIPVETINDVMTGDEGWAKQGLGETGEVYLAGDDRTMRSNSRELIQRPKDYAKDAIAGGTPSATAKQVVAAKSTILLQPLRNASVTSALQGRTGTNEAPSYVGGQSLAAYAPLQIEGLNWVIVARITTAEAYSSAAEFTRNLVLSTAAIALLVSLLSLLLAQIFLRPLRRLQTAVQRVSAGELGVQVDTGSRDEVADLGVAFNDMSRSLEIKAELLDAERAEYDRLLHTVMPETVAKRYRQGDETIAEDHQDVSVIFADIVGFDDFSRGMQSAESLALLNDIVRGFDEAAARLGVERVRTTRLEGYLASCGLIVPRVDNARRVVEFAIEMQNVLDRLGAQHGATLTLRAGVDSGTVTSGLIGRSSVVYDMWGDAVSLAHRVQDAAEGPGIFVTQRVADQLPDTIPLTESAGFGDERVFKVDRAAADREARRG
- a CDS encoding MmcQ/YjbR family DNA-binding protein, with product MSGGEGVGATDAAPAARLRALALAMPGAEESVRFGHLVWKPRSGGSGFVWIRPFTKADVKREGPPPPGTIVAFRVADEDAKRELLAADDAVFTIQHFEGFPAVLAVLETLDDDRLGELVIEAWLATAPQAEVRAWLDAHPELDGDAH
- the lepA gene encoding translation elongation factor 4, whose product is MSPRALTPLEPASTDPARIRNFCIIAHIDHGKSTLADRMLGITGIVADRDMRAQYLDRMDIERERGITIKSQAVRMPWQVDGETFALNMIDTPGHVDFSYEVSRSLAACEGAILLVDAAQGIEAQTLANLYLALENDLEIIPVLNKIDLPAADPEKYAREIAQLIGGDPDDVLRVSGKTGMGVEDLLDRVVQRVPAPVGDASAPARAMIFDSVYDSYRGVVTYVRMVDGKLDPRERIQMMSTKATHEILEIGVSSPEPKPTKGLGVGEVGYLITGVKDVRQSKVGDTVTNSAKPASDALPGYTDPLPMVFSGIYPIDGSDYPVLREALDKLKLSDAALQYEPETSVALGFGFRCGFLGLLHLEIITERLRREFDLDLITTAPSVPYEVTTEDRKTVTVTNPSEYPTGAKIHEVLEPIVSASILAPKDYVGAIMELCQSRRGTMKSMDYLGEDRVELKYTLPLGEIVFDFFDQLKSKTQGYASLDYEPAGEAPGDLVKVDILLQGEAVDAFSAIVHKDKAYAYGTMMAQRLRELIPRQQFEVPIQAAIGARIIARESIRAMRKDVLAKCYGGDITRKRKLLEKQKEGKKRMKMVGRVEVPQEAFIAALSGDVESKDKKK